DNA from Oryzisolibacter sp. LB2S:
TCCTCGCTCTCGCGGTAGCTGCGGGTCTTGAACAGGCCCGACAGCAGATTGGTCGAGAGATGCCGGTGCTGGGCCACGAGCAGGTTTTCCAGCACCGTCATGTGCTTGAACAGGCGCACGTTCTGAAACGTGCGCACCAGGCCGTGCAGGGCCACGCTGTGGCTGCCCTGGCCGGCAATGTCCTGGCCCTGCAGGCGGATCTTGCCGGTGGTCGGTCGGTAGAAGCCACTGATGCAGTTGAACACCGTGGTCTTGCCCGCGCCGTTGGGGCCGATGATGGCGAAGATCTCGCGTTCCTTGACGTCGAAGGCGATGCCGTCGACGGCCAGCAGGCCGCCAAAGCGCATGCTCAGGCCCTCGACCTGCAGAAAGCTGTTGTTGCTGCTGCCGGCCATTTACTTCACCTCCACATGGTGGCGTTGCATGGGCAGCAGGCCTTGCGGGCGCCAGATCATCATCAGAATCATCACCAGGCCGAAGATCAGCATGCGGTACTCGGCGAACTCGCGCGCAAACTCGGGCAGCACCGTGAGCAGGATAGCCGCCAGAATCACGCCCAGCTGCGAGCCCATGCCACCCAGCACCACGATGGCCAGGATCAGCGCCGACTCGATGAAGGTGAACGACTCGGGGTTCACGATGCCCTGGCGCGCCGCGAAGAACGCGCCGCCGAAGCCCGCGAACATGGCACCCAGCGTGAAGGCCGAGAGCTTGATCTTCATGGGGTTGAGCCCCAGCGAGCGGCAGGCGATCTCGTCCTCGCGCAGCGCCTCCCAGGCGCGGCCAATCGGCATGCGGATCAGGCGGTTGCTGATGAACAGCGTCACCACGGCCAAGAGCAGCGCCATCAGGTACAGAAAGATCACCATGTGCATGGAGTTGAACTCCAGCCCGAAGAACTGGTGGAAGGTGGTCGCGCCTTCGGCCGAGGCGCTGCGCGCCATCTCCAGGCCGAACACGCTGGGCTTGGGGATGCCGGAGATGCCGTCCGGCCCGCCGGTGAATCCAGTCATGTTGGTCAGCAGCAGGCGGATGATCTCGCCAAAGCCCAGGGTCACGATGGCCAGGTAGTCGCCGCGCAGGCGCAGTACCGGAAAGCCGAGCACGAAGCCGAACAGCGCGGACGCGGCGCCGGCCAGCGGCAGAGCCTCCCAGAAACTCCAGCCGGCCCAGTGGAACAGCAGGGCGTAGGTGTAGGCGCCGACGGCATAAAAGCCCACGAAGCCCAGGTCCAGCAGGCCGGCAAAGCCCACCACCACGTTCAGGCCCAGAC
Protein-coding regions in this window:
- a CDS encoding high-affinity branched-chain amino acid ABC transporter permease LivM, with protein sequence MSTAVTSSRPSWRQNLAHALTATVLTAVVVTPIFGLHLERAGVRTIITQHWSNVAWACLLVFIVQMLRPLWAGRGLSLPWPKLPAIPTRQRGVWIAAALLLAVVWPFFAGRNAVDIATLAMIYVMLGLGLNVVVGFAGLLDLGFVGFYAVGAYTYALLFHWAGWSFWEALPLAGAASALFGFVLGFPVLRLRGDYLAIVTLGFGEIIRLLLTNMTGFTGGPDGISGIPKPSVFGLEMARSASAEGATTFHQFFGLEFNSMHMVIFLYLMALLLAVVTLFISNRLIRMPIGRAWEALREDEIACRSLGLNPMKIKLSAFTLGAMFAGFGGAFFAARQGIVNPESFTFIESALILAIVVLGGMGSQLGVILAAILLTVLPEFAREFAEYRMLIFGLVMILMMIWRPQGLLPMQRHHVEVK
- the livG gene encoding high-affinity branched-chain amino acid ABC transporter ATP-binding protein LivG, translating into MAGSSNNSFLQVEGLSMRFGGLLAVDGIAFDVKEREIFAIIGPNGAGKTTVFNCISGFYRPTTGKIRLQGQDIAGQGSHSVALHGLVRTFQNVRLFKHMTVLENLLVAQHRHLSTNLLSGLFKTRSYRESEEKALQNALHWLDYMGLREFVNREAGNLAYGHQRRLEIARCMVTKPRVLMLDEPAAGLNPQEKKDLQGLIEKLRQEYGVAVLLIEHDMSLVMGVSERILVMEYGRPIALGTPEAIQKDERVIKAYLGEE